The DNA window ACCTCGTCAGCCGCTCTACGATCTGGAAGGGTTAAAGCAAAGCAAGGCCGATCTTGCCCGTAAGCGACTCTTGAGTCAGAACCCGAATGTCCGTATTGAGGCCGTTGCGCAGGCTTTGAATGCTGCCAATGCAAAAAAATTGCTGGGCGGTGACATAGATGCGGTGTTGGATTGCACAGATAATATGGCCACCCGTCAACTGGTCAACCAAAGTTGCCAAAAGTATCGACAGGTACTCTTCAGTGCCGCCGCTATTGGTTATCAGGGCCAGTATATAGCCTTGCATCCGCAGTCAGGCAAGGGTTGTTACCATTGTCTGTATCCGGATGTGGATTTGCCTGCGGAGTCTTGTTCCAGTGCCGGTGTGATGGGGCCTGTTGTCGGCATGTTAGGTGCCTTGCAGGGCCTGCAGGCAATTCGTTTCTTGCTGGGGCAAAAGGTGCAGTGGTCACAGTTACAACTATTTGACGGTCACCAGCTGCAATGGCAGTCCTTTGCGGTTCCTCAGATCAATGATTGCCCAGCTTGTTCTTTTCATCATCAGGAGGTTTCCAGTGCAGATAATCTTTAACCAGCAGCGCCTGGAAATTAGCACCGGGTTAAGCATCAGCGCCCTGCTTGAGCAGCAGAATATACCAATACAAGGAGTTGCGGTTGCGGTTAACAATGAAGTGATACCTCGTAGTCTGTGGCAGGAGGTAGGTATTCAGGAACAGGATCAGGTCGCGGTTTTTCAAGCCGTCGCGGGAGGTTAACAAAATGACATGGATGATTGATGGTGTTGAATTGCAATCGCGGCTGCTCAGCGGCAGTGGTAAATTCGGATCCGCTTCGCTCATGCGTGCGGCGCTCGAGGCAAGCGGTACCGAAATAGTCACGCTGGCGTTAAAACGTATTGAGCATGATATGCAAAGCGACGACATGTTGAGCGCAACAGCTGACTTGCCGTTGCACCTGTTGCCCAATACCTCAGGTGCGAAAGATGCTAAAGAGGCCATTTTCGCCGCGCAGCTGGGACGTGAGTTATTGCAGACGAATTGGGTCAAGCTGGAAATTCATCCCGACCCCAGACATTTATTACCCGATCCGGTGGAAACCTTATTAGCGGCTGAGCAGCTAGTTAAACAGGGTTTTACGGTATTGCCTTATTGCCACGCAGACCCGGTTTTATGTAAGCGTTTGCAGGAGGTAGGTTGTGCGGCTGTGATGCCGTTAGGTTCGCCGATCGGGTCCAATCAGGGACTGCAAACCCGCGACTTCCTGCAAATTATTATTGAGCAGGCATCGGTGCCGGTCATTGTGGATGCCGGTATTGGAGCACCTAGTCATGCTGCCGAAGCTATGGAACTGGGTGCGGATGCGGTGCTGGTGAATACCGCTATAGCCAGCTCAGGCAACCCTGTGGTCATGGCCCGGGCCTTTGCTCAGGCGGTAAGTGCAGGGCGTCAGGCTTTTGAAGCCGGCCTGGCCGGTCGCCATAACGGGGCTTCTGCATCCAGTCCTCTGACCGCTTTTCTGGAGTAATTATGAGTTTTTATGCGTTATGGCAGGAGCAGGACTGGCAATCCGTACAGCAAAGTGTGTTGGACTGTACCCAGGGCGATGTGGAGCAGGCCTTGCAGCGTCAGGGTAAACGAACGGTGGAAGATTTCATGGCGTTGATCTCGCCTGCGGCGGACGCTTATCTGGAGCCGCTGGCACAACTATCAGCACAGTTAACCCGGCGTCGTTTTGGCCATACTATGCAGCTTTTTATTCCGCTGTATCTGTCTAACTTGTGTGCCAACGACTGCTCCTATTGTGGCTTTTCGATGAGCAATGCTATTCAGCGGAAAACCCTCAATGAGCAGGAGGTGGAAGCTGAATGCCGGGCGCTTAAAAAACAGGGTTTTGACTCCGTTTTGTTGGTGACCGGTGAACACGAACGTAAAGTGGGCATGGCTTATTTCAGGACGATGTTGCCCGTAATCAGCCGTTATTTCAGCCATATTGCTATGGAAGTACAACCGCTGAGTGAGGCCGAATATGCGGAACTGCGGTCGCTCGGGGTAGCGTCTGTGCTGGTGTATCAGGAAACCTATAATGAGCAGGTATATGCTGAACACCATTTGCGTGGGCGTAAACAGGATTTTAAATGGCGGCTGCAGACACCTGAGCGTATCGGTCAGGCAGGTATCGATAAAATCGGGCTCGGAGCCTTGCTTGGGTTGACCGACTGGCGTACTGACAGTGTGGCGACAGCAATGCATCTGCGTTATATGCAGAAACATTACTGGCGTAGCCGTTATTCGGTTTCGTTCCCAAGGTTGCGGCCTTGCGCTGGTGGCGTCGAGGTGGCAGCCGAAGTTAATGATCGGCAACTGGTGCAGTTGTTGTGTGCATTTCGTTTATTTGATGCGGAACTGGAACTGAGTTTGTCGACTCGGGAGTCGGCTTATTTCAGAGATCATGCAGCAACTCTGGGGGCGACTCACTTTAGTGCGGGTTCGAAAACTCAGCCCGGCGGTTATGCTGATCAGGCGATTGCTCTGGAGCAATTCAGTACTGAAGATAATCGGTCGCCACTCCAGGTTGCAGAGGCTCTGCAGAAGCAAGGCCTGCAACCGGTATGGAAAGACTGGGAGTTGGGCTTAAGTTAGTTCAGATAGCGTTGCATGATGGTGTCATAGGCACCGCTGTCATGAAGTTCCTGCAGGGCTTCATTGAAAGCTTCTACGCGATCTTCATCTACAGAGTCACGGCTGAACATGACATAAATATCAGAGGCATCCAGTTCAATTGGATAGGCCTCGATATATTCATGTAAGCCTTTGCGGCGTATCAGCGAATACCCCACTGCTTCGTCCTCCAGGAAAGCGTCGACATCAAGATCCAGCAAACGCACCAGATTGAATTCGCCCATCATGGCGCCGACAAAATTATCGCGGTAGTTTTCATTGTTAATTAGCTGATGGGTTTCTTCGCCATAATAGTATTCGTTAACGATGCCAATGCGTCGTTCTTCTTCGATGAAACCCTCAAGTGTCGATGCGGAATAACGGTGTTCTTCACCTGAACGAATAAAGAGCACAAATTGCTCTTCCCGATAAGGTTCTGAGAAATGCGCGAAATCTTCCCGAGCTTCGGTTTTTGAGGCTCCCATAACAAAGTCAATGTCGCCGGACTGCAGCCAGCTTAATAAGTCAACCCAGCTGCCCTGCTGCAAATTGAGCTCACAGTTCATGCTCTGCATGGTTGCTTCAGCTACTTCGACATCAAGGCCTCGCGGGATGTCACCGATATCAAGGTATTGATAGGGTTCCCAGGCTTCATAGCCCATAGTGAGCTCGCAATCCGTGGTGTCTGGATGATAATCGACAACCTCTACCTGATCGGGTCGTTCGCTTTCCTGCATCAAGGTTGGATCGTCGTTGTCTGGTTCTTGTCCCGGATCATACTCGGGTGGTGGAGAACAGGCTATCAGAATACAGCTTACTAATAGGCTGAGAAAAAGCGGTAATTTTTTCATAGCTACCTCTCAACTCAAAATGTGTACCCTCACTATAGTAAAGGAATTGAAAACTGACACCTTTACACAATATTAGCGAAACAGGTTGAGGTACATACGCTCTGCATAGTCATCGGTCATGCCTGCAATATAATCGCAGAGCACTCGATTGGCAGCCTGTTCGCCGTTTTCATGAAATGCTTCTTCCCAGCGTTTACGGGTATTGCGGGGCAACAGACGGGTGGGTTCGGTGTGAAAAGCGCTGAACAGGTTCAGTAGCATATTCTGGCTACGATAACGCAGTTGCTGAATTGACGGCTGATTAATGACGTATTCAAAAACCACCGCTTTGAGCGCATCCAGCAGTTTTCTTTCTTCTTCCGGCAGGCTGGCGTTATAACGAATTAATGGTTCGCTGGCGCCTGGTAAGGCTTCGGTGATGTGAATACAGGTGACAAAAATATTCACCAGTGCCCCGACCGCATTTTTGCGCAGATGATGAGTGTCGGAAAACAGCTGAAGGCTTAACTCATCGAGCAATTCACGCAATGCTGGACTGAGTTGAGTTACCACCGGGCTCATAAATTGATCCCAGTCGGCAGCTGCGAGAGTACCGGTCACCACGGCATCTTCAAGATCATGCACGCCATAGGCGATATCGTCCGCCAGCTCCATTAAAGAGGCATCGAAAGACTTGTAACGCGAGCGCTGCCAGGGGCTTTGTTGCAGTTGTTCGGTACTTTGAAATAATGCTTTGTCTGTTTCTGATAACGGTGCCAGCACCCAGTCAAGCAGGTCAGCATCATCTCTGAATATGGCTTTGGCAGGTTTCCACTGAGCCAGACTGCCAGGGTTTTGCATATTGTCTGGTGGGGTTAATTCAGGCATCAGCACCGGGTATTTCAGCAAACCTAATAAAGTACGGCGGGTCAGGTCCATGCCGTGCTGCTGGTGATAAGACTCCAGCCGGCCAACAATCCGAAATGTCTGTCCGTTGCCTTCAAAACCGCCTGCGCCCAGCATTTTGAAATTAAGCGCGGTTTCACCACCATGACCAAAAGGCGGGTGGCCAATATCATGCGCCAGGCAAAGGGCTTCCATCAGGTTGTCGTCAGGTAGTAAGGTACGCTGTTCCTGACTGCTTATGTGCTCCAGCTGATTAATCAGTGAAGAACCTATCTGTGAAGCTTCCAGCGAATGCGTCAGGCGGGTGCGGTAAAAGTCGTTTTCACCCACATTCATAATCTGAGTTTTGGATTGCAGGCGGCGAAATGCGGCGGAGTGCAGAATACGGGCTCGATCCCGTTGCCATACCGTACGAAGATCACCCTGACGTTGCTGATTAGGGCCAGAACGACGTTGTTGCCAGATATCCTGCATTACATAAACCGATTGAGAACTGATAGCTATATGCTACTGCACCCGGCGAGCGGCGGCAATCAGATAACCGCTATGGCTGTTGGTTGTCGGCAGGTTTTGGTGATCCTGGTTAGGCTAACTACGTATTTCTTTACTCAGACTAAATCAGCATCCGTTACAATGGTTTGATTTTTAAAATATCTGACGTCTGTCAGATAGCCGCAAAAAGAAGGAATGAGCGTAGTGAGCAAAACCCAAACTGCCGTTATTTTTGGTCAGGGTCCATTAACTATTAAAGATGTTGATGCCGTAGCGACCCAGGGCTGCCCTGTAGCATTGTCCGAGGATCCTGCTTTTGCGCAACGTATTGCAGCGGGTGTCGCTTTTCTGGATAAACTGCTGACTGAAGATGGAGTGATTTACGGGGTTACTACCGGATATGGCGATAGCTGTACTGTGGCGGTTCCTTTGCATCAGGTGAATGAGCTGCCGTTACACCTGCTGCGTTTCCATGGATGTGGCCTGGGCGATTACTTTAACGAGCAGGAAAGCAGGGCTATTCTGGCGGCGCGTCTGGCGTCACTGACTCAGGGGTATTCCGGCGTGAGCTGGGGGTTGCTGGAGCGTTTGTGTGAATTATTAAATCGCAATATTATTCCGCGCATTCCGCAGGAAGGTAGTGTGGGCGCCAGTGGTGATCTGACGCCTTTATCTTATGTGGCCGCTGTGATTTGTGGTGAGCGTGATGTGTTTTATGAGGGGCAAATAAGACCGGCGGCTGAAGTGCTGGCGGAAAACGATTTGCAGCCTTTGCAGCTGAGGCCCAAAGAAGCGCTGGCTATTATGAATGGTACTGCAGTGATGACAGGTTTGGCTTGCCTGGCGTATCAGCGCGCCGATTATCTGACCTGTTTATCCAGCCGTATAACTGCTTTAGCTAGCCTGGCGTTGCTGGGTAACAGCAATCATTTCAATGAAAAACTTTTCAGCGTTAAGCCGCATGCCGGTCAGCAGCAGGTAGCTGGCTGGATACGTAAAGATATGAATCATCAGTCCTACCCACGTAACTCAGAGCGTTTGCAGGATCGTTATTCGATTCGTTGCGCTCCTCATGTGATAGGGGCTCTGCGGGATGCGCTGCCCTGGTTCAGAGAAACCATTGAGAACGAACTGAACAGCGCTAATGATAATCCTATTATTGATGGCGAAGGCGAGCAGGTGCTGCATGGCGGGCACTTTTACGGCGGCCATATTGCGATGGTGATGGATGCCATGAAAACGGCGGTGGCAAACCTGGCTGATTTGCATGATCGGCAGATGGCATTGCTTATGGACACTAAATATAATCAGGGTTTGCCGCCTAACTTGTCGGCGTCCAGTATTGAGCGCAGCACTTTAAACCATGGTTTTAAAGCGGTGCAGATTGGCTGTTCAGCGTGGACGGCGGAAGCCCTTAAACTGACCATGCCAGCCAGCGTATTTTCGCGGTCCACGGAGTGTCATAATCAGGATAAGGTCAGCATGGGCACTATAGCTGCGCGCGATTGCCTGCGTATTCTGCAGCTTACCGAGCAGGTGCTGGCGGCGAGCCTGATGAGTGTGCAGCAGGGTGTACGCCTGCGCATGGCTAAGGCTGAACTCGACGAGGTCAGTTTACAGTCAGATGTGCGGCAGATGCTGACGCAGTTAAGTGAGCAAATAGAGCTGCTAGCGGAAGACCGAATGCTTGAACATGAATTGCGCCAGTTAGTTTCACAGATACAGCAACGGCATTGGCACCTGTATGAGGACTTAGCCTGATCGTATCAGGTTACGTCCTGCTGACTTGGCTTGATAGAGTGCCTTATCAGCCCGCTCAATAGTAGCTTCAGCAGTGTCCTGTGGTCGTAGCATAGTGACCCCCATACTTAGTGTGACCAGGCCATGTTCACTGTGTTGATGCTCAATATTAAGAGCCTCTATGCGCTGACATAGTTGGTGGGCAATTTTTTCTGCCTGCTCCGCTGTTTCGGCATCCACTAATATGGCAATCTCTTCTCCCCCATAGCGATAAACCCTTACATTGTCGGGCTTGTTCAGGGTACTGGCGATGTCCTGCAGCACATGGTCGCCTGCCTGATGCCCGTAATTGTCATTAAAAGCTTTGAAGTGGTCGACATCAGCAAGCAAAAGAGCGCAATTAACAGGTGCGGGCCGACTGAGCTGTAGTTCCAGATCGCGATCGAAAGCACGCCGGTTTAAAATGCCAGTAAGGCCATCCATGTGCGCTATCGCATCCAGTTTTTGATTAGCGCTGGCGAGCGCTGCGGTACGTGCCTGTACGGCTCGTTCTAAAGTCGACTGGTGCTCAAGGATGCGTTTCGCCATATCCTGAAAAGAACGGGCGAGCAGACCGATTTCACTCTTTTTCCCGGTCAGTTCATGCTCACCATCGGCTACCTCCTGATAGCGCTGCTGGCCGACCAGATTAGCGGCGTTAGACAATTGCCGCAAAGGCATAGAAACTCTGTAATTTACGAACACGTAAACCACCAGTAACACCATGATCAGCAAGGTCAGACTGAGCACGGCTACCCGCAGGGGAGTTTGCATGGATGCCTGCTGAATCAACTGGCGCGGGAAAATAGTCACATGCCACCACTCCGGACCGGCAATCATAGTCGCAATGACGAAGTTATCGCTCGCTTCCTTTTCGAGGATCTGCACCGGAGTATTATGGGCCGGCGGGTTGTTTTCGAGCAGCTGGTAAACTTCTTCATAGATTGGGTTTTGTAACTGGTCGAGACTCATAATGCCTTTTTTCTGCATGGAGGATGACAAGTCTTCGGGTGTCGCTATCAGTTCACGATTCTGATTAAAGATCATATGAGAGACTCCATCACGATCGCTGCGAACCAGACGTTCCATAACGTCAGTCAGGTAAATGTCATGACTGGCGCTTATCAGATGGCGCCCCTGCAGGTCAGTGGGTCGCTGGTAAGTAATGACCCACTCCCGGGCCGACTCATCGAAATACAGTCCGGTCCAGTTGGGTTCGCGTTCAGGATTATGTGATTGCAGAGTCGAGCGCACCACTGCATAGGCGGTAATGTCGAGGGTGGGCGAAGCAAGCAACCCCCAGGCACTGTCCTGAGAGTAAATAAGGAGCACATTTTCCGGCATGCTGATATGGGTGTTGGCGACCAGATGTTGCCATGCCGGGCCATACTGCGCTAGTGTTTCCAGTGCAATGACGATACGTGATTGAAGCTCTGTATCTATAGCTTCGTTCCGTGGCCCCGCAAAAGCACTGAGGTATTGCCAGTATTGCTGTTCGGTTGCTAAACCTTCATAAAAAGCGGCGCGCAGACGCATTACGCCAGGGTCAGTCTCTTCAAACCAGTCTTCGTATTGTTGCACTAACGAAGTATCGCCTTGTTTACGCTGGTAACGTTGCAAAAAAGCATTTGCCAGAATGTCGGCATTTTGTTCAGCAATACGAAATATCTTGGCTTCGCGCTCAATTCGCTGGGAGGTTGTATTTACCATATTGCTGAGTTGTTCGCTTTTAGCTTCCGTATAGGTTTGCCAGAAGCTGATGCCGGTAATAATAAAAACCAGCAGTGTCGACCATAGTGAAATGCTGACCAGCAATCGTGTTGTCAGCCTGCGTGTCAGCGCGGTACGTCGCCGCTCTGCGCGCTTAGTTGCCAAGATAGTTATCCAGTAACCGTTGCCATTCAGCGCTCGACGTAACATCCAGCAAGATTCTGTTCACCGGTTCAACCAGGTCACTGCCTTCGGTCAACGTGAGCGCATAGTTTTGCGGCATAAAGGTATTGGGCAGAAGCATCAGGTCGCTGCCGAAACGCTGACGTAACTGATAACTCAGTAGCGGTGCGTCATATACCACAGCATCAATTTCATTGTCGGCCAGACCTTCGAGGGCCTCGGGTAGTGTGGCGTAAGCCTGGTATCTGATAAACCGCTGGTCCAGATAATCGGAAGTAAAAGAATTAGGTAACGTCCCGACGCGTACCCGGTCTAGCTCGCCCGGCCCTTCTATTTTACTGGCAAGTTGATTAACTGTCAGCGAGGAGGCAATGGATGCGGTAAAGCTGGAAATAATAATGACGCAGGTGAACATCCACACCAGTGACACGACACGACCTCCCAGGGAGCGCGGTGATTTATCACCATAACCGACGGTGGTCATAGTGACGGCGGCCCACCAGAAGCCGGAGCCTATACCTTTAACCGGATCCCGACTGAATTCTTCGGTATTGTGCTTACGTTCAAAGATCCATAACAGAACCCCTGAAAGTAGTAGAATCGCCGCCAATGCGAGCATTACACTGGCAAATTCTGTGGTGAAAAAACGCTGCGAAACGGCCCACCAGCCGGGTGTATCCTGCTGCCTTAGTGCAATCGCCAGGCCTGCGTTATGGAAGGGTTGGCTAAAGTCGAGAAAGCGTTCACGTTCTGCCGTGACGGTAAGTGGGCCCAGGCCGACGTCATACTCCATATCACGCATACCAGAAAGAAGAGATTCCAGGCCTGCAGGCTGATATGCAAAGTCGAGATCCAGTTGGCTGGCAATGCGTTCCCATAACTCTATGGTAATGCCAGCATAGCTGCCATCCGGGCGTTCGATTACGAAGGGTGCGCCGATCCTGACTGCGACCTGAAGAGTTTCTTCCGGTAGCTCGAATTCGTGGTCGGCGGTAATCGTCTGGTTAGCCGAAGCATTCAGATTCAGGCTAACCAGGAAAACAGCTGTTAATAGAGTCCAGATTTTCATGCGCTACCCTGATTTATTTATTATGCCTCTAGCATAAGCAATAAATCAGTAGAGGTCACGCAGGTAACGGTTTTGCTCCTGCATAATGCTGATCACATGGTTACCCACTATTTCCCTGAGTGCCTCATCGACAGCCTGGCCCATGCCATTTTTACAACCACAGACATAAACCGCAGCACCAGCCATTAACCAGCTACGCAGTCGGGGCGCCTGCTCATGCAAAATATCCTGTACGTAACGTGGACGTTTAGGGTCACGAGAAAAAGCACGGTCTTCGCAGAGTAGCTGGCCGCAGCTCTGCATTGAGCGGGTTTCGGCACAAAAAATACGGTCACACGATGGGTCCCGCTCTCCGAAAATAAGCCATTGACGACTGCCGGGTAAGTGGCTTCGTTCACGTAATAAGGCGCGCAGGCCAGCCATACCACTACCATTGCCAATCAGGATTAAGGGAGTCTTCACAGGTACCGAACTGAATGCGGGGTTAGGCCGGATGCGCAGTTTCACCTGGCTGCCGCCGTCAGCGCGTTCGGTTAACCATCCGGACCCCTTACCCAGACGACCATCTGGCAAAAGCATCTGACGCACGACCAGATCCAGTCGCTCATCCTGCACCACGGAAGCAATGCTATAGGTGCGCAAATCGCCATCGGGAAGGCGAATGTCAATCAGATCGCCAGCCCGCCATTCGGGTAACTGGCCGTTCAAGGGGTGCAAACCTAAATGAAACAGAGGTGCGCCCGGACTGCCTTCATTGATACATTCACGATGTATCAGGCGCCAGTCGGTAAAGTCATGACTGTCCTGTAGTTCAATATTAAATTGTTGCTGAAGTAATTGTGACCAGAGTTCCAGATCGGAGCGATGCATGCGGTCAACTTTGATAATGGAACGTATAGGGTTGCCCTGCAATCGTTGCAGTCCGGCGTATAACTCTTCGCCGAAAGCACAGTAATCCGGATAGCTTTTGTCGCCAAGCGCTAACACCGCATATTTAAGGTGGGGTAAGCGCAGTTTGCTGGCCGAACTGATAAAGCGGCGCTTAAATTTCTGGCCATTATCCGGAGGTTCACCGACACCATAAGTACTGACTATAAAAAGCGCCTGCTGCACATCTTTCAACTGCTGTTCATCAATGGCATCCAGTTCCTGCAGTCGTATCTGAAAATGAGCAGAGAGTTGAGCCGCCGCCTGCTCAGCGAGTAGTTGAGCCTGTCCGCTTTGGCTGGCCCAACCAATGAGCAGAGGTTCTTTGTGACTGTTGTCACTGCTTGTTGCTACCTGCAGTGCGTCGCTCAGGCGTTTGGATAACGCCTGCTGTGGACGGCGCAGTAACCAGAAGCTGGTTACCGCCCACAGCGAGATCAGGACACCTGCAATGACCTGACTATCCATAGATTACCCCGGGAAAACTTCGAAGGTAGCTGTGTAGCTGCCCTGGCGAGTGGTAGCTGGTGGCTGTGCATTGTCATCGCTGTAACGCGCGGAGAACCAATACATACCAGCATGCGGCCAGTTTACTTGCAGCATGCCCTGCTCATCGGTGACCAGTTCAATGGCGTCCTGCTGATCGCGATAACGCATGCCACCGGCAAGAATGGAGACTTCAGCACCGACAGCGGGTTCGCCGTCTATGAGCAGTTGAAAGTTGGCGGTTTCTCCGGCAAAAAGGTCGTTAGGATGGGTGTGAGCTTTAAACTCAAGGCCCTGACCTACCGGTTCGATCACAGCAAAGTCCGGTGCTCCGGCAGTAATAAAGGTTTCAATACGACGTGAGGATATACTTACCTGCAAGTCGTCTGCGTCCTGAGGCACTTCGCGGGCAAAGGCTTCGTCATCAGGTTGTTGTCCACGCCCTGGGAAAAAGCCCCGGGAGCCGTCTTCATTGGTCCAGCGCGCGCTTAATCCATAACTGGCGGTATATACGCGGTAAGTTCCCGGTTGTTCCAGTTGCAGATCAAATACGGTGCGATAACGTCCGCTGTGCAGATTTTGCGGATCCATTAACTCGCCGTCAGCACCTTGTACCTGAATAGAATCTGCGCCCATGGCGCGATAGTCCGTGTGGAAAATGTCATTGGAAATAGCGGCGTCTACGGTAACCCAGGGACTATCGCCGGCGAGCACTGTAGAACCGGGCAATACCCAGGCGCGGTGCGCATGAGCTGGGGCCGATAAAACGCCGGCCAGAATAAGGCAAAGGGGAATAATTTTGTGTTTCATAAGAGAAGTCCTTTTGTTTAATGGTTAAATTTTAAAGATTGATAGATAAAGTAATGTTGCCGAGTTCGTTTTCGCCTTGTACGGATTGGCTGAAAGATTGCTGTAACGGCCAGCTAAAAGGGATTTGCAGGAGTTCGCGGCCACCGACTTCACGGGAGGCCTCGATGACCAGCTGGTAATCACCTTCTGGCAGACTGGAAAAGTCATAGTCGGCATCAGTAAACGTCAGGCTGTGGGTGCCAGGCGCACGCGTAGCACCACTGAGTCCATCTACCGGTAAGTCCAGAGTGCGACCACTGCGACGCCACCACTGGCGCAGATCTTTTAACCATTGCTCACCCTCTTGGTTGCGCATCGCAATGTCGTACCAGACCGTTAAATCAGTAACCCGCTGCTGACGTTCATCCGCTATCCAAATCGCCACATAAGGGCGATGGTACTCAGCCACATTCAGGCGCGGTATTTCGACCTCAACCTGCATGGTACTGGCTTGAGTGGCGAGTGGCAGAAGCAGGCTGCTGAACAGGGCAGCACTGATAATGGAAGTTTTGAGCATAGTGAAAAGTCCTTATCCGTTATGACTAAATAAAAGCAGTAAAAGAATCGGTGCCAGCAGGCCCAGCGACGTCAGGGGCCAGGTAGAAGGCCGTTTTGATGAATGTCGCTGTAGCAATACAAGGCCTGTGATCGCAAAGATGACGCAGGCCAGCGCTGTCAGATCAATAAAGAGTGACCAGGCGGCTCCTGTATGGCGGCCTTTGTGCAGGTCATTGAAATAGGATATCCAACCACGGGAAGTGACTTCATACAGCACTTCACCATTTGCAAAGTCGATACTGAGCCAGGCATCTCCGCCGGGTCTGGGCATGCTCAGATAAAAATCATGAGGGCTCCACTCGGCGCCGCTACCGGCAATGGAAACATTCAGCTCATCGCGTATCCACTGGTCGACGTTGGCCGGTACCTCGGGTTCGCTTTGCTGCAACTGTTCAAGCAGCGCCTGAGGCATTTCAACAATATGCTCTGTGACTTTCGGCGTAGCTTCAATGCTGGCGGCATGATTCAGGGTAAAGCCGGTTATTGCAAATAAGAGTAATGCCGCCAGGCACAACGCAGAGCTGATCCAATGCCACTGACGAACTGAGCCGAGATAATTTCGAACCATTTTTAACCTAAATGATATTTATTCGTATTTGATGTGGACAATATAAATGATAGTCATTATCATTTGCAAATCTTTTCGTAGGTTCAACATAAATAATTGCAGGAGAGCAACAATGAAGTC is part of the Aliidiomarina minuta genome and encodes:
- a CDS encoding HesA/MoeB/ThiF family protein, translated to MLSDEDFLRYSRQLMLPDCGEAGILRLQASRVVIVGLGGLGSVAASYLAGAGVGELILIDHDRLSLSNLPRQPLYDLEGLKQSKADLARKRLLSQNPNVRIEAVAQALNAANAKKLLGGDIDAVLDCTDNMATRQLVNQSCQKYRQVLFSAAAIGYQGQYIALHPQSGKGCYHCLYPDVDLPAESCSSAGVMGPVVGMLGALQGLQAIRFLLGQKVQWSQLQLFDGHQLQWQSFAVPQINDCPACSFHHQEVSSADNL
- the thiS gene encoding sulfur carrier protein ThiS, translating into MQIIFNQQRLEISTGLSISALLEQQNIPIQGVAVAVNNEVIPRSLWQEVGIQEQDQVAVFQAVAGG
- a CDS encoding thiazole synthase, which codes for MTWMIDGVELQSRLLSGSGKFGSASLMRAALEASGTEIVTLALKRIEHDMQSDDMLSATADLPLHLLPNTSGAKDAKEAIFAAQLGRELLQTNWVKLEIHPDPRHLLPDPVETLLAAEQLVKQGFTVLPYCHADPVLCKRLQEVGCAAVMPLGSPIGSNQGLQTRDFLQIIIEQASVPVIVDAGIGAPSHAAEAMELGADAVLVNTAIASSGNPVVMARAFAQAVSAGRQAFEAGLAGRHNGASASSPLTAFLE
- the thiH gene encoding 2-iminoacetate synthase ThiH, translating into MSFYALWQEQDWQSVQQSVLDCTQGDVEQALQRQGKRTVEDFMALISPAADAYLEPLAQLSAQLTRRRFGHTMQLFIPLYLSNLCANDCSYCGFSMSNAIQRKTLNEQEVEAECRALKKQGFDSVLLVTGEHERKVGMAYFRTMLPVISRYFSHIAMEVQPLSEAEYAELRSLGVASVLVYQETYNEQVYAEHHLRGRKQDFKWRLQTPERIGQAGIDKIGLGALLGLTDWRTDSVATAMHLRYMQKHYWRSRYSVSFPRLRPCAGGVEVAAEVNDRQLVQLLCAFRLFDAELELSLSTRESAYFRDHAATLGATHFSAGSKTQPGGYADQAIALEQFSTEDNRSPLQVAEALQKQGLQPVWKDWELGLS
- a CDS encoding substrate-binding periplasmic protein; translation: MKKLPLFLSLLVSCILIACSPPPEYDPGQEPDNDDPTLMQESERPDQVEVVDYHPDTTDCELTMGYEAWEPYQYLDIGDIPRGLDVEVAEATMQSMNCELNLQQGSWVDLLSWLQSGDIDFVMGASKTEAREDFAHFSEPYREEQFVLFIRSGEEHRYSASTLEGFIEEERRIGIVNEYYYGEETHQLINNENYRDNFVGAMMGEFNLVRLLDLDVDAFLEDEAVGYSLIRRKGLHEYIEAYPIELDASDIYVMFSRDSVDEDRVEAFNEALQELHDSGAYDTIMQRYLN
- a CDS encoding anti-phage deoxyguanosine triphosphatase; translated protein: MQDIWQQRRSGPNQQRQGDLRTVWQRDRARILHSAAFRRLQSKTQIMNVGENDFYRTRLTHSLEASQIGSSLINQLEHISSQEQRTLLPDDNLMEALCLAHDIGHPPFGHGGETALNFKMLGAGGFEGNGQTFRIVGRLESYHQQHGMDLTRRTLLGLLKYPVLMPELTPPDNMQNPGSLAQWKPAKAIFRDDADLLDWVLAPLSETDKALFQSTEQLQQSPWQRSRYKSFDASLMELADDIAYGVHDLEDAVVTGTLAAADWDQFMSPVVTQLSPALRELLDELSLQLFSDTHHLRKNAVGALVNIFVTCIHITEALPGASEPLIRYNASLPEEERKLLDALKAVVFEYVINQPSIQQLRYRSQNMLLNLFSAFHTEPTRLLPRNTRKRWEEAFHENGEQAANRVLCDYIAGMTDDYAERMYLNLFR
- a CDS encoding HAL/PAL/TAL family ammonia-lyase, whose protein sequence is MSVVSKTQTAVIFGQGPLTIKDVDAVATQGCPVALSEDPAFAQRIAAGVAFLDKLLTEDGVIYGVTTGYGDSCTVAVPLHQVNELPLHLLRFHGCGLGDYFNEQESRAILAARLASLTQGYSGVSWGLLERLCELLNRNIIPRIPQEGSVGASGDLTPLSYVAAVICGERDVFYEGQIRPAAEVLAENDLQPLQLRPKEALAIMNGTAVMTGLACLAYQRADYLTCLSSRITALASLALLGNSNHFNEKLFSVKPHAGQQQVAGWIRKDMNHQSYPRNSERLQDRYSIRCAPHVIGALRDALPWFRETIENELNSANDNPIIDGEGEQVLHGGHFYGGHIAMVMDAMKTAVANLADLHDRQMALLMDTKYNQGLPPNLSASSIERSTLNHGFKAVQIGCSAWTAEALKLTMPASVFSRSTECHNQDKVSMGTIAARDCLRILQLTEQVLAASLMSVQQGVRLRMAKAELDEVSLQSDVRQMLTQLSEQIELLAEDRMLEHELRQLVSQIQQRHWHLYEDLA